The Candidatus Zixiibacteriota bacterium region TTGACCCGTTTTCATTAACTGTTTCCGATGCAGCCATAAATGTTGGTCCAAAAGAAAAGCTTAAAATCGGCGATGAAACTTTTGATGTATATCGTTTGGAAATAACCGCTACTGGCGTAGTATCGACTATGTGGGTTGCTATTGATGGCACAGTATTGAAAGAGGAAGAAACCGCCGGTATGAAAATGACCCTGACATCCAAGGAAAAAGCTTTGGATATACCTGATACAGACCCGCAATGGGACATACTTAAAACATTTGCGGTTGGCGTTGATAGAATTATCGATAATCCGCGAGAGGCAGATTATATGAAAATCCAGTTAACCGGAATAGAACCGGCTGGCTTTGTTCTGTATGATGATTTCCAGCGCGTGATTTCGGTAAAACCATTGATAATCGAAATGAATCCATCGGATACAACTAAGAATATTGACAATATTATCACAGCCGAACAAATGAAGGCTTATACTGAGCCGGAATCATTCATCCAGAGCGATAACCAAAGTATAATCCATCAGGCAAATCTGATTATCAAAGGTGTAGAAGATGACAGCCTGAAAACGGTTAAATTAGTAGATTGGATTTATATAAATATAGAAAAAGACTTTGCTATTTCTATTCCCTCGGCGGCTGAGGTGTTGCGAGTTAGACGGGGCGATTGCAATGAACATTCAGCTCTGTTTACGGCTATGGCGAGGGCTGCGGGCATTCCTACTAAAATATGCCTTGGTATTGTTTACAGTAAAGATATGTTTTATTACCATGCCTGGCCGGCTGTTTATGTCAATGGACGCTGGCGGGCGGTTGACCCAACTTTCGGCCAGCAGGTCGCTGATGCCACGCACATTAAACTGCTTGAGGGCGGCCATGATTCTCAGGCAAGTTTGATGCGGGTTGTGGGAAAGCTAAATGTGAAAATTATAGAACTTTCAAACAGATTGAGTATTGCTGAGAACAGATGATAAAATTTAAAAACGTTGCTAAAAAATTCGGCAATTATACTGCCGTTGATAATTTGAATCTTGAAGTGCAGGCAGGCGAGCTATTCGGGTTTTTAGGGCCAAACGGCGCCGGTAAAACTACGACTATAAAAATGATGACCGGTATATTAAAACCAACTTCCGGGAGCATCTCTGTAGGGGAAACAGATATTCAAAAGGAGCCGGAAAAAGCAAAAAAAATC contains the following coding sequences:
- a CDS encoding transglutaminase domain-containing protein is translated as MKIKSLIINLLFFAAWLFSMVLVYKQNYAGASASKLTQFETISPPKIGVQRWFNVTINDKKIGYAMNSYSESPLGYVFKDYSLLRMPMAGVVREVLVDFYAVVNDDFSIKSFTFGLASGDYSTDVFGTMSGNSLQLKVQTGDHISDIEFPADNGLYFPGVAPLLLASKGFPLGDFSLPSIDPFSLTVSDAAINVGPKEKLKIGDETFDVYRLEITATGVVSTMWVAIDGTVLKEEETAGMKMTLTSKEKALDIPDTDPQWDILKTFAVGVDRIIDNPREADYMKIQLTGIEPAGFVLYDDFQRVISVKPLIIEMNPSDTTKNIDNIITAEQMKAYTEPESFIQSDNQSIIHQANLIIKGVEDDSLKTVKLVDWIYINIEKDFAISIPSAAEVLRVRRGDCNEHSALFTAMARAAGIPTKICLGIVYSKDMFYYHAWPAVYVNGRWRAVDPTFGQQVADATHIKLLEGGHDSQASLMRVVGKLNVKIIELSNRLSIAENR